From Pongo pygmaeus isolate AG05252 chromosome 2, NHGRI_mPonPyg2-v2.0_pri, whole genome shotgun sequence, a single genomic window includes:
- the KCNMB3 gene encoding LOW QUALITY PROTEIN: calcium-activated potassium channel subunit beta-3 (The sequence of the model RefSeq protein was modified relative to this genomic sequence to represent the inferred CDS: inserted 2 bases in 1 codon), whose translation MQPFSIPVQITLQGSRRRQGRTAFPVSGKKREXDYSDGDPLDVHKSLPSSAGEDRAMMLGFATMGFSVLMFFLLGTTILKPFMLSIRREESTCTAILTDIMDDWLDCAFTCGVHRRGQGKYPCLRVFVNLTHSGQKALLHYNEEAVQINPKCFYTPKCHQDRNDLLNSALDIKEFFDHKNGTPFSCFYSPASQSEDVILIKKYDQMAIFHCLFWPSLTLLGGALIVGMVRLTQHLSLLCEKYSTVVRDEVGGKVPYIEQHQFKLCSRRRSKGMSREILRRWPN comes from the exons GACAGCCTTTCCtgtctcagggaagaagagaga agactacAGTGATGGAGACCCACTAGATGTGCACAAGAGCCTGCCGTCCAGCGCTGGAGAAGACCGAGCCATGATGCTGGGGTTTGCCACGATGGGCTTCTCAGTCCTAATGTTCTTCTTGCTCGGAACAACCATTCTAAAGCCTTTTATGCTCAG cATTCGGAGAGAAGAATCGACCTGCACTGCCATCCTCACAGATATCATGGACGACTGGCTGGACTGTGCCTTCACCTGTGGTGTGCACCGCCGCGGTCAGGGGAAGTACCCGTGTCTTCGGGTGTTTGTGAACCTCACCCATTCAGGTCAGAAAGCTCTCCTACATTATAATGAAGAGGCTGTCCAGATAAATCCCAAG TGCTTTTACACACCTAAGTGCCACCAAGATAGAAATGATTTGCTCAACAGTGCTCTGGACATAAAAGAATTCTTCGATCACAAAAATGGAACCCCCTTTTCATGCTTCTACAGTCCAGCCAGCCAATCTGAAGATGTCATTCTTATAAAAAAGTATGACCAAATGGCTATCTTCCACTGTTTATTTTGGCCTTCACTGACTCTGCTAGGTGGTGCCCTGATTGTTGGCATGGTGAGATTAACACAACACCTGTCCTTACTGTGTGAAAAATATAGCACTGTAGTCAGAGATGAGGTAGGTGGAAAAGTACCTTATATAGAACAGCATCAGTTCAAACTGTGCAGTAGGAGGAGGAGCAAAGGAATGAGCAGAGAAATCTTAAGACGGTGGCCAAATTAA